In Anticarsia gemmatalis isolate Benzon Research Colony breed Stoneville strain chromosome 4, ilAntGemm2 primary, whole genome shotgun sequence, the DNA window attgatttaagtCATAGCTCATAGTCAAATCGCTTAAAAAATCTATGTTCAGTCTGGTTCAAGAGTGTTGACCTCACGGCCCGTTATGTACAGTTACGTACAACTATCGAGTTAGCACCTTCAATTATATAGAAATCGTGAATTGTTATAACAGAAGTATTTGCTTGTTTAGGAAGTTGAAGAACCGTGTGGCGGCGCAGACGTCACGAGACAGGAAGAAGGCGAAAATGGATGAGATGGAGTCTAGAATCAAGTATTTTATGGATATGAACGAGCGTCTCACTGGCGAAGTGGAAAGTTTAAAAGCTTTGAATGAGCGTTTGTTGAGTGAAAACGCGTCGCTACGTAGCGAGGCGGCGGCGCGGACCGTCGCGGGTGCCCCCAGACCAGCAGAGTCTGATCCTCAGCAGAAGGAAGGGCCCCCGCCGGCGATCCGCGCGGCTCGCCTGCTCCTGGCGATGTGTCTCCTCTCGCAGACCTCCTCGCTCACTTCGACTCAGAAGAGTACCTCGACACCCTCCATCAACTTGCAGACTCCCTCCTCAAAGAAATTGATGCAAGCACTACAGGAGAGACTCAAAATGTAAGTTTACACTTCTTtagatacctacctaatttACTCTCACTTTGTCAGGGACACTAAACAAATGAGGTCTATTATTGTTTACTACTTTGTctgtagataatttatttaatcatcaaTCTATTTTTCGTCATGACTAATTTATATACCGAAAATTGAGTCATAGTACAATATTGACACAGTTATAATAGAACATTGTACTCTTCTTTTGATAAAGCTGATAAGATATTATGAAACACTGTTACCAAGTACCAATAAGTACCATAACAGGAACATCAACCcacataatataatgttgttATCTACAACAAAATGGACGATTTGATGATgcaatttatattcaatattgcAGCGACTATGCATAGTTAAATAACCTTGGATataaaaacttgttattttaaatcattagtTTTCTAATATACCTATGCATTCTCATATTTAAAGGAAATTAGGTACATGATAATAACCTTTGTTTTTTCCTTGTTATAGGAATCCAATCAAGCCCCAGTCGGGAACACTAGAGAGTGCCCTGAAGGAGCTAAAGTGGTGGGGACCACAACAGAGCACCTGGAATCCAGTGAAAGTTCAGTCATAGACATCAAGCATGACGTAGACAGGATATTGTCGCAACACTCCTATGCGCATCCTTACAAACCAGAGATTGTCATCACTGAACCTACAGAAGTACAAATTAAAGAAGACAACAATGACAAAGGAGACATGTTCTATGCGAGCTGTGATGAAGCCAACGACTGCATCACTATTGAAGTGCCATGTGAGGAACACATTGTTGAGGAGACTCCTCTACAGATTGAGACTGACCTTGGGACCCTGACTGACACAAGTACAGGGGTCACATTGGAGTGTGACATGAAGATGCTCTCTCCAATGACAATGTCACCTGGCTCTGTAGAAGAGAACCTTGGCCTGTCGCCCTCACACACTAACCTGAGCTCCGACCTCGGCTATGAGTCGTTGGCTTCACCCTTCAGTGAGCCAGATCCCATGGGCCCCCTCTCAGACTTTTACTGCGATTTTTGGTGTGAATCATATTCAGAACTGTTCCCTGGACTTGTGTAGAATATTTCTGCATTTTGATCCCCACCAAAGACTGATTAGTTAAGTTTGTTAAGTTATTGAATCTGTAGTGTTAAGTTTAGAAATGACAATCTAATCATgttaaattaatcaaattattattattaagtaaatgtttaatatatgtttaacaaattacaatttaGTGTTAGTTAGGATGCACATAGGCTGtaagataataaacaaatgTCCTGTCTATTCCAGTATTTTATTTGCAACTACCCTCTAAAAGTAGAATACAACATCTATTACTAGGACAGTACTGCTAGCACAAAAACGACTCTTTTTCGATACTTAAATGTATCGGTTACACATAACGGatacataaatgtgtattgCGGAACAACATGCGATGTTTCACGtgtaatgtatgtaaatgtGGCATGACTAATCATGACTTTATAAATGACtcataaatattactttctCTATGAATCAATCCAATAAAACGCAGTCATCAAATCGTAAAGGGAGACTGCGAAAGGCGGCTGGAACTGGTGAATAATCCAAACATTTCCAGTATTCAGTAAAAATACTTCTAGGTAAATACCCAGATAAGAATATGTAATCAAAATTATCATCGAATACTTAATTagtattgataaattttatctGCTGTCAATATTCCATGTTGGTCTAGAAACAAACACGCTCTCGTCGATTTCAGAAACgtgataaattaatgttaatataatCTATTATCTTTCAGCGAACGTTACAAAGTCACAAACGACGgttaaatgcatattattatttaaatttgagcACTAGATCTGAACTTGTAAATCTGTACTTAGTAGGTATTTCGTATAGATGCCATAATAAGTTAGCGATAAATGTGTGGTTGAGTAGGTAATATTGATGGATATAttacagcaaatattttattacaataaataattaatgtgtaTCCGTATTTAACCAGGTGACTTAAAATTTCCATTAAGTTTAAGAGCCGCTATATAATGGTTCGCAAAATTGTGTCGGTCGCAGGTTAACATAAATTAATGCTTATaccaatatttcattaattcgGCTAAGTTGTTGGAGTTTGATTCGTAGTTTTTCTGATGCGACCTAATATGTTGACCGTTCACGCGTTCGTAACATTACGCCTTTATTTCCACAAAAGATTAGTCAGAAACGTATACACCCACATTTTACCAGTTATGGTTTAGTGCCATTTTGGAGAGGGCGTCTCTATAAACATTTATCAAATGATGATTATGAATTACGTAATCATTTTAGTTCCAAGTAATAAAACtagataggtacctaggtagaaaataaaattcagttttatGTTTCTTACAATTGCTAATACCTAATTGAGGTGATAAGTAAATTCTTAAACAGACAGCTGTATAAACgtattaattacttactttacgATTCAAGATAAAGTGTAATAACTATTCAGAAATACTTACCTACTAAGTTGATACAATGTTCACTGGATCGATATGTATTATTTCATTTGTGCCGTGAAACTGCTAGAACATTTGGAGGtcgaaataaatcaataaaaagcaTTATTAATGTACAATATCTATTTGCTACGGTTGTGAAAGGAGCAggtgttttaagtaaatatttgattgCCATGCCGCGTGGTTTGAAAAGCTATGTTAAGTTCTCAGGCTGAAAATTATAGGTAGGGTagccataaatatattaaagtaacaaattatttattgaaataatattatcattatatgTACGTTCTTCGTGGAATAATATGATATCACGTGCAAAACCCAGGGAAAAAATGGGTTCTTAACAAATAACGGTAAACTTCAAAATATCAAActataggtaatattttatagaaagcCTGTTCATCTCGATAATGATAACTTTTACTTTGATACAAAATGTTTGAGGTAGACTAGCCGTCTAGGAAATAAAACGAcccttataaaaaaacattaaatatatttgttaaaatattacagaTTCAATAAAATCGTGTTTCATAGATTACATACAATACTAACTACGAAATAACTAGTTTTCAGTAACAGTTGTTACTGTTATCAAGCGACCAAGCGATAACGTAATGAGTGTAGTGACGGACGCACACGAACCAACTACCCATTAAGCACTGATTAATATGTTGATAACAGTTTTTGTTGCTTTACAATCGTGTTAAATGAGTTTTTGATTTTTGTATAGATATCTATTTAAATGAGGACACGGTTGATgtagttttgttaaaattcaGTCAGTTGCAATGACAAACGAATGTACTATGAGAGTTGAATCCTTAACGTTTCATAATGTAGTATTAagtattgcaatattttaaccTTAGTGATAAAggttattaaaagttatttgacatcaagattaaataaatgttactgaatgtcagtttatttaaaagacaCGAGCCCGATTTCACCCCTTCAGAACTATTGGATGATACTGCAAAAACTTTTCTTAACTTTTCTTTCGCTTGACGTTTCAACCttttcctttttataaaatttgcaactaaaatataaaaagacagATAAAGTAACGTCGTAACTTATCAAAGTAAGGCTTCAAAGAAACatagaaattgtatttaaaaatgacatTGCAGTTCAAAATAGTTCGTGTTTCATGTCGCAGCGGTCGTGAACGTAGTCCATGAGCGTCGGTTCAAATCCCGATAAGTTTGGCACTCGCACCTAACGAACTACGCGATACCTAACAGAAccgtagtaataaaaatataataacaacataGCGAGTACTGTACAGCTATACTAGTGGAAGATACACAACTTAGAAAGTAATTGAGTCGAACGTTTGATATTGAAAGcgtataacataaataaaatgcataaacTATTGATTTGTCATAGCTAGCAGCACGTAGTTCTATTATGAATACACGACGGAAAAAGAAGCTAATTTCATACCCTACCatctatgtatgtacatttgtacaatttttattttcggtCTCCTATCCCATTCTGAATCGATCGGCAATTCAATTTGAAATAGGACACCCTTAGGCAGTGGCGTAGCTAAAGTATGGATAGGTGCGTCGCACCGGAGCCCTCAACCTCAGTTAGC includes these proteins:
- the Xbp1 gene encoding X box binding protein 1, yielding MSAPIIITVPNNYLAVDDVEMESKVLVDVASPAPSRKRRLDHLTWEEKMQRKKLKNRVAAQTSRDRKKAKMDEMESRIKYFMDMNERLTGEVESLKALNERLLSENASLRSEAAARTVAGAPRPAESDPQQKEGPPPAIRAARLLLAMCLLSQTSSLTSTQKSTSTPSINLQTPSSKKLMQALQERLKMNPIKPQSGTLESALKELKWWGPQQSTWNPVKVQS